The following DNA comes from Microcoleus sp. bin38.metabat.b11b12b14.051.
GAACAGGGAGAAGGCGGTCGGGCTACCCCCAAATTTGAGGCAATGGTCAAGCTACCGGGGGAGAGTTTGGGCGATCGAACTTTGGTTGCACTTGCGAAACACTCGGCCCCTGGTGTTGAAAATTCCGCTGCTAATTCCAATCAAAACGCCCCTGATAGCCGAGCTTATTTAGAAAAAACTTGGGGCATGGAATTCGATCTAAGTAAGCCCGAACTTGAACCATTTGAACCAGTTGCTGAACCTCTGAACCTTAGTGCTGACGAGACTTGTGGTGATACTGAACCAAAATACACCTTATTAGAATTAAGTCGCGAACAAGCCCTAAATTTAATAAAAAGCTTGCGTTGTGAACTCAACCAAACTCAGATTATCGAGCGTCTGTGGGCTTGCAAAAAGGGCGGTTCAGCCGATTGGAAAGCAGCCTATACTCAGTTCAAAGAATTGATGGGAGAATAGACCCGTCGTTAGCTTGCAGCGTGACACACCCAAAAAGCCCCCGGCATCGCGCCGAGGGTTTTTTTTGGGATTATCGGCTTCTAATTTCCCATCAGCCGGAGATAAAAATTACCTCTCCAGTCTCGGCAACTACATCAATCATGTAGTTGCCATTCTCGCATCGCCATATTCTGTCGTCAGGCGATTCGTCATCCAAAAGTTCCAATAGCTCACAGTCCCAATCTTCCGGTTCCGCGTCGTCTTCCAGTTCGGGTAAATCCCCGCGCTCTTGAGCTTCCCGGATTAGTCGGATAGCGGTTTCCGCGTCGGGGACGGCTTGTTCTGACAAATACTCCATTTCAAGTTCAATTGCTTTTTCCACATATTGTGATGCGTATAATTCCGGGATTTGAGTAAGTTTCGCGCGGTAATCCTTAAGATTCATTGTTGCCATTCAAAATTTCTAAGATTTCCTCAACATCTGCGAGCGTCGCGGTTGATTTTTTGCGCCTGGTCTTCAACTGGTTAAGCAAGTCGGCCGCTTCTACTTTTGATAAGTCGGTTTCGACCGTCGCCGATGTTTCGGATGAAGTTTGCGATCTTTAGATTGTAGCCCGTCTAATTAGGTAGAATTGTAATTGAAAAAATGAAAGCGCAGTTTGTTAGAAGCAGGTTGACGATTGAAACACGGGAGTGGGCAAGCGACACCTTTCGCCCTGTCACGGCGGAAGTTGCGGGTTCGAGCCCCGTCTGTCCCGTTCTCTCGTAAATAGAAAGTCTAAGACCCCAGTTATCAGATTTTGATAGATATATTGAGATATAGCCTTTCTCAAAAAGGTGGGGTATATTCAGTAATTGGTAATTGGTAATTGGGAATCGCAAGTGCTGATAGGCTTTCTGAGGTTTCTGGAGGTAAAGATGGCCTCCGTGCGAAAAGCTGACCCTCGCATAATTTGGCATACCTCATGTTTTTGAGAACCGCTAGAGTAGATTGATTAATGCTCTGGGATATAACTGGAAGTAAACTCAAAATGCTTTCAGTATTTTTCAAATATCTAATCTAAAATCGCCTGGGAGTAGAAAAATATGCTCATTACACCCATTAAACCGTCACCCAAAATAACTACACAGCGAGTAGTATTATCTAATATTAGCTGGCAGACTTATGAAAGCTTATTAGCAGAAGCAGGAGACAAGAGATCCTCGCTATTTTCCTATTCTCAAGGAGTCTTAGAAATTATCATGCCATCAGACTTGCATGAAACTGTGAATTGTTTGCTAAAACAGTTTGTAACCGCTTTAAGTGATGAATTAAAATTGAAACGTAAGGGATTTGGTTCGACAACTCTTAATCGTGAAGATTTAAAACAAGGTGCAGAACCAGATTCGTGTTTTTATATCCAAAATGTCGATCGCATTATCGGCAGAAAAATTAACTTGTCAACCGATCCGCCACCTGATTTAATCATTGAAGTCGATCTCACAAGTCCATCGACTAATCGCTTTGTGATTTACAAAAGTCTTGGAGTTCCTGAAATCTGGAGATATCTCGGAGAAAATGTACAATTTTTTCAACTTCAGAATGCAGAATATGTAGTCTGTGATTATAGTAGCACTTTTCCGATTGTTTCTTCTGAGATAATCAATCAGTTTTTGCAGATGGCCGAGACGGAGGATGATCTGACTATACTTGATGCCTTGCGTGAATGGGTGAGGGAGAATTTACGATCGCCCGAAACAACTGAGCAATAATACTTAAAGCCTAGATATTCAGTCTCTCACAGGTGCGAGACAATCAACGATCGGGCAATCTGATAAAGTAATACCAGGGTGATGGGTACAAGAATCGGAATAGCAACTAGCAATCCCCATTTACCAAACCTCAGTTTTTGACCATCGGATTTAAAGAGAAAAGTCACAGCGACAATTCCCATCAGTACCCAGAGGGCACCAAAGCCCATGAAGACTGTATATCCTGCGTCTTCCATTTTTTCCCCTGCTTTTCGATAGCAATCAATTTTTAATCTTAGTTGCAGTTTGTTTCTGCTGAAATCTGCAAATCTGTCGATCGCACTTACTAAATATCATTCATTTTCAATTAGACCGACAGCGGCCTTGAGTTTCGCACTCGATCCGCGCAGTTCGATCGCTCATAATACTTGCTAAATCCTGTCTTCCCGTCAACCTCAGCCGCCAATCAGCCCAAATTCCGTACAGCCAATTCGCGATCGTCCCAACAACCGGCAACTTAGTAACTGCATAAATCCAGCCCATACCCAGAATCTCATAAATGCGACGGAAAACCTCAACATCTCTAATTGCCGTACCGTCGGGTAACACCGCGTGAATCCGGCCCATCGCCGTTTCGTAATCAATTCCGCCGTGGGCTTGCGGGTTGTAGTCCTCCTGTGCGATATCCACAAACGACACCAAACCTCGCCCCGCGTCCCGCTTTTTCAAGAAATTGACTTCCCGCACGCACAGCGGACATTCACCGTCGTAGAGCATTTCTATTTGCCAAGATGGCTTGATTTCAACAGATTCGGGAAATTCAGTTTTAGCAGCAGACATAGGGAAATTTATTTCAATGGCGATCGCACACCAACATTTTACAAGAATTGATAGCGATCGGGTACCAGACACCGATCTGTGGTTTAAAAAATAGTCCGAAAGGTCAATCCAGCCGGGGCAGCCGGGAGTGCTAATATCGTCAACATGGCGTGTGGTGCGATCGGGGAGGAGACTTTTTCGCCCGATCGCTAAACCACAGGCCTTCGAGCAATTACAGGCACTTCCAGCCGCCCAGCACAAATTTTAAGGCGGCAACAAAATATAATAAAATTTGAAGTCTTAAACATCAACTATTTCTCCAACCAGCAAATTGCCCTCAATCTCAAAGCAAAAATCTACATGAACGTCAGAGTCCGTCTAGCCCCCAGTCCCACCGGAAACCTTCACATCGGTACCGCCAGAACCGCCGTATTTAACTGGCTGTTTGCCCGCAACCAAGGCGGCAAATTCATCCTGCGGGTAGAAGACACAGATGTTGAACGTTCCAAAAGCGAATACACCGACAATATCATCGAAGGACTTACCTGGCTGGGTATGAACTGGGACGAAGGCCCGAGTTTTCAGTCGCAGCGTCTGGAAATTTACCGCCAAGCAGTCCAAACCCTTCTCGACAAAGGACTGGCTTACCGCTGCTACACCTCCTCCGAAGAATTAGACAAGCTGCGGGAAGCACAAAAAGCCAACAAACAAGCCCCCCGCTACGACAACCGCCACCGTAATCTGACTCCCGAACAACGTGAAGCTTTTGAAGCCGAAGGGCGGCAAGCTGTGATTCGGTTTATGATTGAGGACGATCGCACCATATCCTGGAACGACATGGTGCGCGACACCGTAACCTGGAAAGGCAGCGACCTCGGCGGCGATATGGTAATCGCCCGGGCATCCAGCGGCGGCGCCATCGGCCAACCCCTCTACAACCTCGCCGTAGTTGTCGATGACATCGACATGGCCATCACCCACGTCATCCGGGGCGAAGATCACATCGGCAATACTCCGAAACAAATATTGCTTTACGAAGCTTTGGGTGCGACACTCCCAGTATTTGCCCACACGCCGCTGATTTTGAACTTGCAAGGGCAAAAACTTTCTAAACGCGACGGTGTTACCTCGATTTCTGACTTCAAAGATATGGGCTACATCCCCGAAGCTTTAGTCAATTACATGACTTTGCTGGGTTGGACGGCGCCGGATTCAACGCAAGAAATATTTACATTGTCCGAAGCAGCAGCAGTATTTACATTCGATCGAGTCAACAAAGCAGGTGCAAAATTTGACTGGGATAAACTGAATTGGCTCAACGGTCAATACCTGCACAAAATGCCAGTATCGCAATTGACAGATTTGCTGGTACCTTATTGGCAGAAAGCCGGTTATGAGTTTGATTCAAAGGCCGATCGCCCTTGGCTCGAACAAATAGCTGCTTTAATCGGCCCGAGTCTCGTTCGCTTAACCGATGCTGTCGGTATGTGCAAGTTGTTCTTCTCCCCAACCGTGGAATACGAAGAAGAAGCCATCGCACAATTGCAGCAAACAGGAGCAGCATCCGCCCTGCAAGCAGTTCTAGAAGCTCTGGAAAGTCATTCCACTCTGACATCAGCCGAAGCTCAGAAAATCACTAAAAAGCTCAGTAAAGAGAAAAATCTTAACAAAGGGCTAATTATGCGATCGCTCCGAGCAGGTCTGACAGGTGCAATGCACGGCCCCGACCTGATAGAATCTTGGGTAATCCTTCACCAGCGGGGGACGGCTAAAACCCGCTTGCTTGATGCCATTAGCAACTTGAATTTGTCGGCTGTTGGTGTCGCGGCCCAAACTCCTACCCCAGAACCACCCAACGCCGAAACTTCCGCAGCAATTCCCGCTGAAACTTCCGCCCCGGAACAGCCAGCAGTGGAAGTTACAGCAGTCGAAACACCAACTGTTGAAACAGTCGCAACCCCGGTAACAGAACCAGCAGCGGAAGTTACAGCAGTCGAAACACCAACTGTTGAAATAGCAGCGGAAGTTACAGCAGTCGAAACCCCGACTGTTGAAACAGTCGGAACGGAAGTTTCAGCAGTCGATATTTCGACCGTTGAAACAGCCGCAGCAGCAGTTGAAATACCTGCCGCCAACCAGCAAAAAACTATTGCGAGTGGAGAAATGACTTCATCAAACGAACCAGAAACAACCGTTATTATCACCGAAATTCCTGCTGAAAATGAAGCAGACAGCACAAAAGTCATCATTACCGAAGAACCGCCAAATCAGACCCAGCAAATCAAAGAACAAATTATCTCAATTTTGTCCGAGTTGCCGGCTTACATCGGCAGCTTTTACGAGCAGTACAAAAGTCCTCTGACAGTTGTGGGCGTGATTTTAGCCTCGATTGTTTCTTTGAAAGTGCTGTTGGGCGTAATAGACGAACTCAACGACATTCCCCTCCTAGCACCCACATTCGAGTTAATTGGTATCGGATACAGCGCCTGGTTTATCTATCGCTATTTGCTGCGCTCTTCCAACAGACAACAATTAGGTCAAGAAATTCAAGCTTTGAAAGAACAAGTTTTTGGCAAAAAATCCTAAATTTTTGTTGATAATTTGTTGATTTTGTACCCGACACCGACAATTTTAAATATGTTGTGAGTGTCGGGTTTTTTAATGATTAATTCATTAAATAAGAAGGAAGTCGTAGGGTGCGTCGCCTGCGATAAATCCATGAATACAAACCGACAATCTCGCAGCGACGCACCATGCAAAGAGAGAGAATACCGCAAATAAAACTACTGTTTGTCTGGTTTTTTTCACTGCATTGTGTCAGGTGCGTCGCCCTGAAATTATCGAGAGGATGCGATGTTTTTTCAAGGGCGACACACCCTACTACTAATGGCTGTTTGTCTGGTTTTTTTCACTGCATTGTGTCTGGTGCGTCGCCCTGAAATTATCGATGGGATGCGATGTCTTTTCAAGGGCGACACACCCTACTACTAATGGCTGTTTGTCTGGTTTTTTTCTCTGCATTGTGTCAGCAAGTCGTAGGGTGCGTCGCCTGCGATAAATCCATGAATACAAACCGACAATCTCGCAGCGACGCACCATGCAAAGAGAGAGAATACCGCAAATAAAACTACTGTTTGTCTGGTTTTTTTCACTGCATTGTGTCAGGTGCGTCGCCCTGAAATTATCGAGAGGATGCGATGTTTTTTCAAGGGCGACACACCCTACTACTAATGGCTGTTTGTCTGGTTTTTTTCACTGCATTGTGTCTGGTGCGTCGCCCTGAAATTATCGATGGGATGCGATGTTTTTTCAAGGGCGACACACCCTACTACTCATGGCTGTTTGTCTGGTTTTTTTCTCTGCATTGTGTCAGGTGCGTCGTAGGGTGCGTCGCCTGCGATAAATCTATGAATACAAACCGACAATCTCGCAGCGACGCACCATGCAAAGAGAGAGAATACTGCAAATAAAACTACTGTTTGTCTGGTTTTTTTCACTGCATTGTGTCAGGTGCGTCGCCCTGAAATTATCGATGGGATGCGATGTTTTTTCAAGGGCGACACACCCTACTACTCATGGCTGTTTGTCTGGTTTTTTTCTCTGCATTGTGTCAGGTGCGTCGCCCTGAAATTATCGATGGGATGCGATGTTTTTTCAAGGGCGACACACCCTACTACTCATGGCTGTTTGTCTGGTTTTTTTCACTGCATTGTGTCAGGTGCGTCGCCCTGAAATTATCGATGGGATGCGATGTCTTTTCAAGGGCGACACACCCTACTACTCATGGCTGTTTGTCTGGTTTTTTTCTCTGCATTGTGTCAGGTGCGTCGCCCTGAAATTATCGATGGGATGCGATGTTTTTTCAAGGGCGACACACCCTACTACTCATGGCTGTTTGTCTGGTTTTTTTCACTGCATTGTGTCAGGTGCGTCGCCCTGAAATTATCGATGGGATGCGATGTCTTTTCAAGGGCGACACACCCTACTACTCATGGCTGTTTGTCTGGTTTTTTTCTCTGCATTGTGTCAGGTGCGTCGCCCTGAAATTATCGATGGGATGCGATGTTTTTTCAAGGGCGACACACCCTACTACTAATGGCTGTTTGTCTGGTTTTTTTCTCTGCATTGTGTCAGGTGCGTCGCCCTGAAATTATCGAGAGGATGCGATGTTTTTTCAAGGGCGACACACCCTACTACAAATAACCAATGACTAATGACTAATGACAAATGACTAATGACTAATGACTAATGACTAATGACTAAACCCCAGCAGCCGTAAAAGCTGCCCAGTGATAGGGATTGGCAAAAGGACAGCGTTTGCGGTTGCGAATTTGCTGCAAAGAAGCCTCCGCAATCAGGCGAGAACTTTGAGAAAGCCGATCGAACGTTTGGGAAATTTGAGGTTGAAAATCCGCCAGCAAAACCTCCAATTCCTCCCCAGTCAAATCTCGCAGCCACCTTTGAGCGTCTCCCAGCGCTCGCGCCACATCCCCCACCTGCAACCGAGGAAATTGTCCGAGATTTTCATAAAACTTGCTCGTCAGCAGCAGCGTCGAAACGTCGTTTACTTTCCAAAGACTGCTG
Coding sequences within:
- a CDS encoding Uma2 family endonuclease, translating into MLITPIKPSPKITTQRVVLSNISWQTYESLLAEAGDKRSSLFSYSQGVLEIIMPSDLHETVNCLLKQFVTALSDELKLKRKGFGSTTLNREDLKQGAEPDSCFYIQNVDRIIGRKINLSTDPPPDLIIEVDLTSPSTNRFVIYKSLGVPEIWRYLGENVQFFQLQNAEYVVCDYSSTFPIVSSEIINQFLQMAETEDDLTILDALREWVRENLRSPETTEQ
- a CDS encoding CAAD domain-containing protein, whose product is MTSSNEPETTVIITEIPAENEADSTKVIITEEPPNQTQQIKEQIISILSELPAYIGSFYEQYKSPLTVVGVILASIVSLKVLLGVIDELNDIPLLAPTFELIGIGYSAWFIYRYLLRSSNRQQLGQEIQALKEQVFGKKS
- a CDS encoding thiol-disulfide oxidoreductase DCC family protein, encoding MSAAKTEFPESVEIKPSWQIEMLYDGECPLCVREVNFLKKRDAGRGLVSFVDIAQEDYNPQAHGGIDYETAMGRIHAVLPDGTAIRDVEVFRRIYEILGMGWIYAVTKLPVVGTIANWLYGIWADWRLRLTGRQDLASIMSDRTARIECETQGRCRSN